The genomic DNA ACGGTATTACCTTTGCTTTAATGCAAGGAGCGACCGTTCCGTATCTTGGATTGTATATCCTACGTTTCGGAGGCTCCGCAGATCTAGTCAGTTTAATTGCGGCCATTCAGCCGGTCGTGTTATTCATTGGTTCTTTACTAGCCGCCTCATACGTCAACCGTTTTGAAAGAAAAAAAGACGTAGTCATCCCCTATAGCCTGGCAGTCCGTCTCGTTCTACTGCTAATCGCAGCCATTCCCTTATTGCCGGGTTCGTGGTACCCTTGGGCGCTTTTCGTCTTCTGGGGACTCATGTACGTTCCTTGGGCTTTTTCGGGTCTCTCCTGGTCATTAATGATTAGTAACATCGTTCCGGATTCGCAACGCGGCAGTTTTTTTGGTACCCGCAATGCGATTACGGGTTTCTCCACTTTAGTGGGGACTTTTCTGACTGGATTGGTTTTAGCCCGAATGCCATTTCTCCCCGCCTTTACGATGATTTTCGTTCTTTCTTTCATCAGCACAATGATTTCCCAATATTTTCTCACCCTTCATATGGAACCGGTAGTGGCAGGACCCAATGAGCCCAAAAGAACTATCAAACCCGGAAAAACCAGCCTAAATCTACGTGATAATCTCCTAACCTTCCAACATCCGCTTTATGGCCGGATATTTGCCTTAAGCTGCGTGGCACTCTTTGTCTTTCACATCGGCTACTCCATGGCTATCCCTCTTTATATGCTTCGACAAGTGAAACAATTAGGGTTTGATAACACCCTGGTCGCTCTAATTACCACCGTACAAAGCCTCACCGCCTTGGTCGGCTCCTATATTGGCGGGCGCAGTTCTGATCGCTGGGGATATCGTTATGTCTTCCTTTACAGTACCTTACTTTCAATTATTCCCCCGCTCATCTGGGCA from Hydrogenispora ethanolica includes the following:
- a CDS encoding MFS transporter, translating into MLVNTKLQYRLLARNTRYSFIDGITFALMQGATVPYLGLYILRFGGSADLVSLIAAIQPVVLFIGSLLAASYVNRFERKKDVVIPYSLAVRLVLLLIAAIPLLPGSWYPWALFVFWGLMYVPWAFSGLSWSLMISNIVPDSQRGSFFGTRNAITGFSTLVGTFLTGLVLARMPFLPAFTMIFVLSFISTMISQYFLTLHMEPVVAGPNEPKRTIKPGKTSLNLRDNLLTFQHPLYGRIFALSCVALFVFHIGYSMAIPLYMLRQVKQLGFDNTLVALITTVQSLTALVGSYIGGRSSDRWGYRYVFLYSTLLSIIPPLIWAVTNQLPWLILASLINGLAGNAYMICFLYMVLAHSPYENRSRFVAVNTAIGNLAGTIGPLLGMFLIKAPAINIQGALIIAAVFMLSGSLYAFRVAKDGNF